In Aegilops tauschii subsp. strangulata cultivar AL8/78 chromosome 3, Aet v6.0, whole genome shotgun sequence, one genomic interval encodes:
- the LOC109734348 gene encoding LOW QUALITY PROTEIN: protein CLT1, chloroplastic (The sequence of the model RefSeq protein was modified relative to this genomic sequence to represent the inferred CDS: deleted 1 base in 1 codon) encodes MASSSSSTSRVSTARRPLRCLPAGRAANGAAAAAVLGLPRREARVTLRAGARRSIAAAAWAEAGVAPWSRGSGRGKEAATACAAAGQVAGTSAAGAGVGGRSIGTDVALATAAVVATGTANRVLYKLALVPLRQYPFFLAQFATFGYVVVYFSILFFRYQAGHVTDEMLSLPQKPFILIGLLEALAAAAGMSAGAILSGASIPILSQTYLVWQLVLSAIFLKRRYRLNEITGCFLVTVGVVITVASGTGAGASLQSTGILWPLLMIISFFLQAADTVLKEIIFIDAAKNLKGGSVDLFVVNSYGSAYQAIFMCLLLPFLSKLWGIPFHLLPTYIRDGAACFLNMGSLSAGCEGAPLLPLLFVLVNMGFNISLLHLLKISSAVASCLASTFSVPLSIYAFTLPLPYIGVASTLPPGFVAGAAVLIAGLLMHGLPQQKIAGKARND; translated from the exons atggcgtcgtcgtcgtcgtcgacgTCGCGCGTGTCGacggcgcggcggccgctgcggTGTCTCCCCGCGGGGCGCGCCGCCAAtggagccgcggcggcggcggtgctggGGCTGCCGAGGAGGGAGGCGCGGGTGACTCTGCGGGCGGGCGCTCGGCGGAGCATCGCGGCCGCGGCGTGGGCGGAGGCGGGTGTCGCGCCGTGGAGCAGGGGGAGCGGCAGGGGGAAGGAGGCGGCGACGGCGTGCGCGGCGGCGGGCCAGGTGGCGGGGACGAGCGCCGCCGGGGCCGGGGTGGGGGGCAGGAGCATCGGGACGGACGTGGCCCTCGCCACGGCCGCCGTGGTCGCCACGGGCACGGCGAACCGCGTCCTCTACAAGCTCGCCCTCGTGCCGCTCCGCCAGTACCCCTTCTTCCTCGCGCAGTTCGCCACGTTCGG CTATGTGGTTGTCTACTTCTCAATCCTGTTTTTTCGTTATCAAGCTGGCCATGTGACGGATGAGATGCTTTCTCTACCACAGAAACCTTTTATACTCATAGGCCTCTTGGAGGctctagcagcagcagcagggatGTCTGCTGGAG CTATTCTTTCTGGTGCTTCAATACCAATATTATCACAG ACCTATCTTGTATGGCAGCTTGTTTTGTCTGCTATTTTCCTAAAGAGGCGCTATAGACTTAATGAGATAACAGGATGCTTTCTAGTGACAGTTGGTGTGGTAATAACTGTAGCAAG TGGAACTGGTGCTGGTGCTTCACTACAAAGTACTGGAATTTTGTGGCCACTGCTAATGATAATATCATTCTTTCTGCAAGCTGCTGACACTGTATTGAAG GAGATAATATTTATAGATGCTGCCAAGAATTTGAAG GGTGGCTCAGTTGATCTTTTTGTTGTCAACTCGTATGGCTCTGCTTATCAA GCTATTTTTATGTGTCTCTTGCTTCCATTCTTGTCAAAGTTATGGGGTATTCCATTCCATCTACTACCAACATACATCAGAGATGGTGCAGCCTGCTTTCTAAATATGGGATCATTATCTGCTG GCTGTGAAGGGGCACCACTGCTACCGCTACTATTTGTGTTGGTTAATATGGGATTCAATATATCTTTGCTACACCTGCTGAAGATTTCTTCGGCTGTTGCATCTTGTCTAGCCTCTACATTCTCAG TCCCGCTGTCGATCTACGCTTTCACCCTACCGCTGCCGTACATCGGCGTGGCGTCAACCCTCCCTCCTGGCTTTGTTGCAGGCGCTGCAGTTCTCATCGCCGGCTTACTAATGCATGGCCTTCCGCAG CAGAAAATTGCGGGGAAAGCCAGGAATGACTAG